CCATCGTACTATCGGCCCTTAGAGAGATAATATGGTTTTGCTCATCTGAAAAACGGAGCAACTCCTTAGCATCAATATTTTGGTGCTGATGATAGGAAAAATAAGGCGTCACAATCTCTTCAAATCCCGCTTCATAAAAGAGTTCACTTGCCACTGTTTCAAGCTGACGCTTTAGCTTGGCACTTTTTCCAAAATAAAGCTTGCTTCCTGTGGGTATCTCATGCTCATAAATCATCATTAACCTTGGTAAAATTCTTGGGAAAAGACCCGATTGGCAGTACCATCATACGCACGCTTTCCTAGTTCCGCAAGTGCAAGCTCCACCGCATTGAGCGTCCAAGCTGTCTCGTAAACGTTGATCAATCCCATATGGTTGATTCGAAAGAGGGTATCTTTGATGTGATCTTGTCCGCCTGCCATATTAACACCGTACTTGGTTTTCAAAAGCTTACGGATTTGGCTCGCATCATCATGCAACACCGCACTCATCGCTTTTGCTGGCACTTTAGGATAGATGTGAAGTCCCAACGCTTGCAATGCTTTATTGGTCGCATCGGCTCTTTTTGCTGTATCGGCATAAAGTTTCTCCAAGCCACCCTCAGCATCAATCAGTTCAAACATTGCCACAAGACCGATAACAAGCGTAGTTGCTGCCGTCCATGCCGTGGTGTTTTTGCGTTGATTTTTAAGTTCCGTTTTAAGGTTGAAGTAATACCCAACCCCTCCGTTTTCGATAATTTCTAACGCTTTGGCATTCAACCCAATAAACGCAAGTCCTGGAGGAAGCATCAACGCTTTTTGACTGCCAGAAATCAAGGCATCAACATTCGTCGTATCGACCTTTTCGACACCTACTGCTGTAATGCCATCGGCAATCACCATGATGTTAGGACGAATCGCTTTGACTGCTTTGGCAACTTCTTCAACCGGATGACGAAGTCCGCCTGCACTCTCGCAGACTTGCATACACACCGCGTCAATACTGGCATCGTTTTTGACCAGCTCTACAATCGCATCGACACTTACAGGTGTGTCCCACTCATTTTTAATTTCGACAAACGGTTTGTTGTAGGCAGCACAAATTTTGCCAAAACGCTCGCCAAATTTTCCCGAATTGACAACAATTGCTTTGCTTTGACACAAATGAAGCACGCAGGCTTCCATCGCTCCTGTTCCGCTTGATGCAAGCATTAAAACTTCTTCCATATTAAAAAGCGTGCTTAAATAACCTCTTGCTTTTCCAAAAATAGCCTCAAATTCAGGTGTTCTATGGTGAATAGTGGGTGTGCTCATCGCCATACGAACCGCTTCAGGAACGGGAGTCGGTCCTGGTGTCAAAAGTAACATACGAGATCCTCATTGTGTATAGTTTTAGGAACCATTGTAACAAAATCTTGCTTGTTGTTTCTTTAGTAGAGTTCTCGCAGAACTCTACACACGCTTTTAAAGCAAAGCTCTGAAAGCTACGCTAACACTGGGTTTTCCTTGGCGGAATGCCCATGCACTTTTAGTGCTTTTAATAGTGGTGCACCCTCTTTCCCTGCATCGCCTTTACATGTAAAAAGTCGTTTAAAAATCGTTTTAGTGCCTTAAACTTATACAGTAATCTGATTTCTCTTCTCAATAAAGACTGTTATAATGTGTTTGATTTTATACCATACTATCTGACACTTCAAGGAGTTTTCTGTGTCGTTTAAAGCCAAAATTATTCTCATCATTTCACTGTGTATGCTTTTTAGCTTAAGTATCTTTAGCCTTTTTAGTTATATCGATACAAAGAAAAACAGCACCATACAGGTCGAAAATAGCCTGCAAATGGCATCCAAATCGTTGAGCGATTATATTGACTTATGGTTGTCTACGAAAAAAAGTGCCGCGGAAAGTATGGCGCGTTCTCTCAAAGATGTTGATCTTTTAACCCCC
Above is a genomic segment from Sulfurospirillum halorespirans DSM 13726 containing:
- a CDS encoding pyridoxal-phosphate-dependent aminotransferase family protein, with the translated sequence MLLLTPGPTPVPEAVRMAMSTPTIHHRTPEFEAIFGKARGYLSTLFNMEEVLMLASSGTGAMEACVLHLCQSKAIVVNSGKFGERFGKICAAYNKPFVEIKNEWDTPVSVDAIVELVKNDASIDAVCMQVCESAGGLRHPVEEVAKAVKAIRPNIMVIADGITAVGVEKVDTTNVDALISGSQKALMLPPGLAFIGLNAKALEIIENGGVGYYFNLKTELKNQRKNTTAWTAATTLVIGLVAMFELIDAEGGLEKLYADTAKRADATNKALQALGLHIYPKVPAKAMSAVLHDDASQIRKLLKTKYGVNMAGGQDHIKDTLFRINHMGLINVYETAWTLNAVELALAELGKRAYDGTANRVFSQEFYQG